Proteins from a single region of Terriglobales bacterium:
- a CDS encoding VOC family protein, whose protein sequence is MATSLGASTVSVEAKLEANVRQAVPFFGVSDIERSVRYYTESLGFVMTNKWIHEGKLRWCWLELGEAALMLQEFWREGHHANVPTEKLGVGVSICFTCRDALAIYRELRSKGVEAQRPFVGNAMWVTSVSDPDGYKLFFESPTNAPEESEYSEAL, encoded by the coding sequence ATGGCAACGTCTTTGGGGGCCTCAACCGTGAGCGTTGAAGCGAAATTGGAAGCAAATGTCAGACAGGCTGTGCCATTCTTTGGCGTGTCAGACATCGAGAGATCGGTGCGCTATTACACGGAAAGCCTTGGCTTTGTGATGACAAACAAGTGGATTCACGAAGGCAAGCTTCGCTGGTGCTGGCTCGAATTGGGCGAGGCAGCCTTGATGCTGCAGGAGTTCTGGCGCGAGGGACACCATGCGAATGTGCCGACGGAAAAGCTAGGAGTGGGCGTCTCGATCTGTTTCACCTGCAGAGACGCCCTCGCGATCTATCGCGAGCTCAGGTCAAAGGGCGTCGAAGCGCAACGGCCATTCGTCGGCAACGCCATGTGGGTTACATCCGTATCAGACCCGGATGGCTACAAGTTGTTCTTTGAAAGTCCAACCAACGCGCCAGAAGAATCGGAATACTCGGAAGCCTTGTGA
- a CDS encoding CDP-alcohol phosphatidyltransferase family protein encodes MQIYFSTAPTSSFLRYVAHTKPQGRRPLLAQLRSFPNLLTLLRLSFIPFIVSSILEGRYEVALILFILAGISDALDGVLARTLGQRTKLGEYLDPIADKLLLSTLFLVLSATHRIPWRVTVIVFGRDIIILIVCTLVYATTPLRDFSPSIFGKANTVVQIVALGATILVEVKSWLWVEVVKRVGLWTVFALTIVSALHYVFLLALRLRTVTHNEKAAKTT; translated from the coding sequence TTGCAGATTTATTTCTCGACCGCTCCCACATCGAGTTTTCTGCGGTATGTAGCGCACACGAAACCTCAAGGACGCCGCCCTTTGCTCGCTCAACTGCGCAGCTTTCCCAACCTGCTCACTTTACTCCGACTCAGCTTCATTCCCTTTATAGTGAGCTCGATCCTCGAGGGCCGCTACGAGGTAGCGCTCATCCTGTTCATCCTCGCCGGCATCAGCGACGCCCTCGACGGCGTTCTGGCCCGTACCCTTGGCCAGCGCACCAAGCTGGGAGAGTACCTCGATCCCATCGCGGACAAGCTGCTACTCAGCACTCTATTTCTGGTTCTTTCAGCGACCCACCGCATCCCGTGGCGCGTGACCGTCATCGTCTTCGGGCGGGACATCATTATCTTGATCGTGTGCACACTGGTCTATGCCACGACACCGTTGCGCGACTTTAGCCCCAGCATCTTCGGGAAAGCCAACACCGTTGTCCAGATCGTTGCCCTGGGAGCCACCATCCTGGTGGAAGTGAAATCGTGGTTGTGGGTGGAAGTGGTAAAGCGAGTAGGACTTTGGACGGTATTCGCGCTCACGATTGTGTCAGCGCTCCACTATGTCTTCCTGCTGGCCCTGCGGTTGCGCACAGTGACGCATAACGAGAAGGCTGCCAAGACGACTTAA
- a CDS encoding Glu/Leu/Phe/Val dehydrogenase: MTTQAKEPSISTLSAEQEFNPWEAQAARFDLAAQKLKLDPGIWKVLRYPNREIIVHIPVQMDNGSIEVFTGFRVQHSIARGPAKGGIRYSPDVSLDEVRALASWMTWKCAVVNIPFGGAKGGVICDPKKLSQIELEKITRRYTAELIEFIGPEKDVPAPDMNTNEQTMAWIMDTYSMHMRQTVTAVVTGKPLNIGGSRGRREATGRGLMIVCNEAVRKLGMQPETTRVIIQGFGNVGSNAAKLMADAGYKIIGIGEYDGGLYNKNGIDVDALLVHRQRNGTITGFKGAEAANTNELLVTDCDILVPAATENVITSRNADKIKARIIAEGANGPTTAVADDILADKNIFVIPDILANAGGVTASYFEWVQDRQGFFWKESVVNEQLEDILKESFDEVVRYSETHNVNNRIAAYMLAVDRVQFTIRQRGIYA, from the coding sequence ATGACGACTCAAGCGAAGGAACCCAGCATTAGTACTCTCTCCGCCGAACAGGAATTCAACCCGTGGGAAGCCCAGGCCGCGCGCTTCGATTTGGCGGCACAGAAACTGAAGCTTGATCCCGGCATCTGGAAGGTTCTGCGCTATCCCAACCGCGAGATCATCGTCCACATTCCGGTACAAATGGACAACGGCAGTATCGAGGTCTTCACGGGATTCCGCGTGCAACACTCGATCGCACGCGGACCGGCAAAGGGTGGAATCCGCTACAGCCCGGATGTCTCGCTCGACGAGGTGCGCGCCCTGGCTAGCTGGATGACGTGGAAGTGCGCGGTCGTAAACATTCCCTTCGGAGGAGCCAAGGGCGGAGTCATTTGCGATCCCAAGAAGCTTTCGCAAATCGAACTCGAAAAGATTACTCGTCGCTACACTGCCGAACTCATCGAGTTTATCGGTCCGGAGAAGGACGTTCCCGCTCCCGACATGAACACGAACGAGCAGACGATGGCGTGGATCATGGACACCTATTCGATGCACATGCGTCAGACTGTCACGGCCGTAGTGACAGGCAAGCCTCTTAACATCGGTGGATCGCGAGGCCGCCGTGAGGCCACTGGACGTGGCCTGATGATCGTCTGCAACGAAGCCGTGCGCAAGTTAGGTATGCAGCCGGAAACTACACGCGTGATAATCCAGGGCTTCGGCAATGTTGGTTCAAACGCCGCCAAGCTGATGGCCGACGCCGGCTACAAGATCATCGGCATCGGCGAATACGACGGCGGTCTTTATAACAAGAACGGAATCGACGTCGATGCACTCCTCGTGCATCGCCAACGCAATGGCACGATCACAGGATTCAAAGGAGCAGAGGCGGCAAACACCAATGAGTTGCTGGTTACGGACTGCGACATCCTTGTTCCGGCAGCAACTGAGAACGTAATCACTAGCCGCAACGCCGACAAGATCAAAGCCCGGATCATTGCCGAAGGAGCCAACGGCCCGACCACCGCCGTAGCCGACGACATTCTCGCCGACAAGAACATCTTCGTAATTCCCGACATTCTCGCGAATGCCGGCGGAGTAACCGCTTCATACTTCGAGTGGGTGCAGGATCGCCAGGGCTTCTTCTGGAAAGAGTCTGTAGTGAACGAGCAACTCGAAGACATTCTGAAAGAATCGTTCGACGAAGTGGTTCGCTATTCAGAGACGCACAACGTAAACAATCGCATTGCCGCCTACATGCTGGCAGTAGATCGTGTGCAGTTCACAATTCGACAGCGCGGAATATATGCGTGA
- a CDS encoding response regulator transcription factor: MSESNLPKIRIVLADDHAILRESLSLLLSTQNDFEVEGSASNGQEALEMVQRYHPDVLVLDLFMPDFDGFEVLRTLDRSGNRVATVVLTASESDTDYAQVVRLGARGLVMKGDGPQSLFEAIRLVGSGELAFSDELAHQVVSTLANDKRETHAAPQASLHRLSDRERQIAYSVARGMKNRDIASQLTISENTVKRHLQSIFGKTGARDRLELAVLALNDASKAA; the protein is encoded by the coding sequence ATGTCCGAATCCAACCTGCCCAAGATCCGGATCGTCCTCGCCGACGACCATGCTATTTTGCGGGAATCGTTGTCGTTGCTGCTCTCAACTCAGAACGATTTTGAGGTGGAAGGCTCAGCGTCGAATGGGCAAGAGGCGCTCGAGATGGTGCAGCGGTACCATCCCGACGTGCTCGTGCTCGACCTCTTCATGCCCGACTTTGATGGTTTCGAAGTGCTGCGTACCTTGGACCGCTCAGGCAATCGCGTGGCGACCGTGGTACTCACCGCCTCAGAGTCAGACACTGACTATGCCCAGGTGGTACGGCTAGGCGCGCGTGGGCTCGTTATGAAAGGCGATGGCCCGCAAAGCCTGTTTGAAGCGATCCGCCTTGTTGGTTCCGGCGAACTGGCGTTCTCCGACGAGCTGGCGCATCAGGTGGTGAGCACTCTGGCAAACGACAAGCGTGAGACTCACGCTGCTCCCCAGGCTTCGTTGCATCGGCTTTCAGACCGCGAGCGGCAAATCGCCTATTCCGTCGCGCGCGGAATGAAGAACCGTGATATCGCGAGCCAACTGACCATCAGCGAAAACACGGTTAAGCGACATCTGCAGAGTATTTTTGGGAAGACCGGTGCGAGAGACCGCCTCGAGCTTGCAGTTCTTGCCCTGAACGACGCGAGCAAGGCTGCGTAG
- the sucB gene encoding 2-oxoglutarate dehydrogenase, E2 component, dihydrolipoamide succinyltransferase gives MPRTSAAVVALIIKSCVLAQIFASGDSMPTDVIMPQMGESIFEGTLTKWLKKPGDKVQRDEPLFEISTDKVDAEIPAPASGVLKEVKIQEGTTVQVNTVVGVIDGDGAGGVAPSAPAKAATPEPAKASAPARPATTAQPSAPSQDEDETETESIAGSSAQPSNVTEISTGDSDRVRSSPLVRKIAKENNVNLTQVPGTGTGGRITKEDILGFIQKYPAGAQAPAPAQRPAAAAPSAPQAAAVPVPLLPAPTLGELVPMTKMRSIIAQRMVESKHTSAHVHTVFKVDMTRIVKIRERERAKFETRNGVKLTYMPFIARAVIAGIKQMPIINSSVEGDGIRYHKNVNIGIAVALDWGLIVPVVKQAEERSFVGLQRAINDLAERARAKKLLPDEVVGGTFTITNPGIFGPQFGTPIIMQPQSAILGMGGLFKEPVVITDKDGNDLIAIRSIIRLTLGYDHRIIDGADADKFMVAIRNYLENWSEDIG, from the coding sequence TTGCCTCGCACTAGCGCCGCAGTTGTTGCGCTTATAATTAAAAGTTGCGTTCTAGCTCAGATTTTTGCTAGTGGAGACAGCATGCCAACAGATGTAATCATGCCTCAGATGGGCGAATCCATCTTCGAAGGCACTCTTACCAAATGGTTGAAAAAGCCCGGCGATAAAGTGCAGCGCGACGAGCCTCTTTTTGAGATCTCCACCGATAAGGTCGACGCCGAGATTCCCGCTCCTGCCAGCGGTGTGCTGAAGGAAGTAAAGATTCAAGAAGGTACAACCGTTCAGGTAAATACGGTCGTTGGTGTTATCGATGGTGACGGCGCCGGAGGTGTTGCGCCGAGTGCTCCCGCCAAAGCGGCGACACCAGAACCAGCCAAAGCTTCTGCTCCTGCGCGTCCCGCGACCACCGCTCAGCCCAGTGCCCCGTCTCAAGACGAAGATGAAACTGAGACAGAAAGTATCGCAGGCTCTAGTGCTCAACCTTCAAATGTTACTGAGATCAGCACTGGCGATAGCGATCGCGTCCGCTCCAGCCCGCTGGTCCGCAAGATCGCAAAAGAGAACAACGTCAACTTGACTCAGGTTCCCGGAACGGGAACGGGCGGGCGTATTACCAAAGAGGACATCCTCGGATTCATCCAGAAATATCCTGCAGGAGCACAGGCCCCGGCTCCAGCGCAGCGTCCGGCGGCTGCGGCGCCAAGCGCCCCACAAGCAGCGGCAGTCCCTGTTCCGTTGCTGCCCGCTCCCACTCTCGGCGAATTGGTGCCGATGACCAAGATGCGCTCGATCATCGCGCAGCGCATGGTTGAGTCCAAGCACACCAGCGCTCACGTCCACACGGTCTTCAAGGTGGACATGACGCGGATAGTGAAGATCCGCGAGCGCGAGCGCGCTAAATTTGAAACGCGCAATGGCGTAAAGCTTACCTACATGCCATTCATAGCACGCGCAGTGATTGCCGGTATCAAGCAGATGCCGATTATCAACTCGTCAGTGGAAGGCGATGGCATCCGCTATCACAAGAATGTGAACATCGGTATCGCGGTCGCGCTCGATTGGGGATTGATTGTGCCGGTAGTAAAGCAGGCGGAAGAGCGCAGCTTCGTCGGCCTGCAGCGCGCCATCAACGACCTCGCTGAGCGCGCCCGTGCCAAGAAACTCCTGCCAGACGAAGTTGTGGGCGGCACGTTTACGATTACCAATCCGGGAATCTTCGGTCCGCAGTTTGGGACTCCAATCATCATGCAGCCTCAAAGCGCGATTCTCGGTATGGGCGGACTGTTCAAAGAGCCGGTCGTAATTACAGATAAAGATGGAAACGATCTGATCGCAATTCGCTCCATCATTCGTCTCACCCTCGGCTACGACCACCGCATCATCGACGGCGCCGATGCCGACAAGTTCATGGTGGCGATTCGCAATTACCTCGAGAATTGGTCAGAGGATATTGGCTAG
- a CDS encoding potassium channel family protein — MLVLVLLDAFETIVLPRRVTRPFRLTTLFYRLTWRPWRLLARAMPPGRRRETFLSFFGPLSLLMLLATWAVSLTLGFGLLQWGMGAHETVTGREITTFWDVLYMSGSTFFTLGLGDVLPKTAGAKFFTIVECALGIGFLGLIIGYLPVIYQSFSERERTIAFLDSRAGSPPTAFEVLRRAARTNNVQEVVSILQQFESWAADILESHISYPVLCMYRSQHDNQSWLSALTTILDLSALVMVGVDGIPPAQARLTFAMARHTVVDLTQIFNTPPILDGKNNDRLPPEKLAAFRKALRDQGVALRDDAEATEKLTRLRALYEPHARALAKFFVLTLPPFRAEKERKDNWQTSAWKKIEGSNTLMITEEHF, encoded by the coding sequence ATGCTCGTTCTCGTCCTGCTGGACGCGTTCGAGACCATCGTGCTGCCTCGGCGGGTGACGCGCCCATTCCGCCTGACGACTCTCTTCTATCGCCTCACCTGGAGGCCATGGCGGCTGCTGGCCAGGGCGATGCCTCCCGGACGGCGGCGCGAAACGTTTCTCAGCTTCTTCGGACCACTCTCGCTGCTCATGCTATTGGCAACGTGGGCCGTGAGCCTCACGCTCGGATTCGGTTTGCTGCAATGGGGAATGGGAGCGCACGAGACCGTCACCGGCCGCGAAATAACTACGTTTTGGGACGTTCTCTATATGAGTGGCTCCACGTTCTTCACGCTCGGGCTGGGAGACGTCTTGCCGAAGACCGCAGGGGCCAAGTTTTTCACCATCGTCGAATGCGCGCTCGGCATTGGCTTCTTAGGTCTCATCATCGGCTACCTGCCGGTAATCTATCAGTCGTTCTCAGAACGGGAACGGACGATTGCCTTCCTCGATTCCCGGGCCGGTTCACCTCCCACGGCATTCGAGGTTCTGCGGCGAGCGGCCCGGACCAACAACGTGCAGGAAGTAGTCTCGATACTGCAACAGTTTGAAAGCTGGGCGGCCGACATCCTCGAGAGCCATATCTCGTATCCCGTGCTATGCATGTACCGTTCGCAGCACGACAACCAATCATGGCTGTCCGCGCTGACGACAATCCTCGATCTAAGCGCTCTAGTGATGGTGGGAGTCGATGGAATTCCGCCCGCACAGGCGCGACTCACTTTTGCCATGGCGCGGCACACCGTGGTCGACCTGACCCAGATCTTCAATACTCCACCCATTCTCGACGGCAAGAATAACGACCGGCTGCCGCCCGAGAAACTCGCCGCGTTTCGCAAAGCTCTGCGAGACCAAGGGGTAGCGCTACGAGACGACGCAGAAGCCACCGAGAAATTGACGCGTCTGCGAGCGTTGTATGAGCCACACGCCCGAGCTCTGGCGAAGTTTTTTGTTCTCACCCTTCCGCCATTTCGCGCGGAGAAGGAGCGCAAGGATAACTGGCAGACCAGTGCGTGGAAGAAGATTGAAGGCTCAAACACGCTGATGATCACCGAGGAACACTTTTAA
- a CDS encoding MXAN_5187 C-terminal domain-containing protein, whose product MTIDEELNQLEDGVRRLKIEYDIFFGGGAKKPPTDLEWRVQSLLKKYSDGRRLSYGQRFKFSSVQQKFAVYNSLWQQKLRIKEEGYRRPQDALLAIQGVREFEDEAPEAIDISKPEPFRIACSDVDAEVNKVKALYDAMAAARKEHKAKGPAGTFESFQQFVKKKTEQLRKEYGTSTVEYAVEVEDGQVRLKAKAKATHK is encoded by the coding sequence TTGACGATCGACGAAGAACTCAATCAACTCGAGGACGGCGTCCGCCGGCTGAAAATCGAGTACGACATATTCTTCGGCGGTGGGGCCAAAAAACCGCCTACCGATCTGGAGTGGCGCGTCCAGTCACTCCTGAAAAAGTATAGCGACGGCCGCCGCCTCTCCTACGGACAGCGTTTCAAATTCAGCAGCGTCCAGCAGAAGTTCGCCGTCTATAACTCTCTATGGCAACAAAAACTTAGGATCAAGGAAGAGGGCTATCGCCGTCCCCAGGATGCCTTGCTGGCCATTCAGGGTGTTCGTGAGTTTGAGGATGAAGCTCCTGAGGCCATCGACATCAGCAAACCGGAGCCTTTCCGGATTGCCTGTTCGGACGTGGACGCCGAAGTGAACAAAGTGAAGGCTCTCTACGACGCAATGGCCGCAGCGCGAAAAGAGCACAAGGCGAAAGGCCCAGCCGGAACCTTCGAATCATTCCAGCAGTTCGTTAAGAAAAAGACCGAGCAGCTTCGCAAGGAGTACGGCACCTCAACGGTCGAGTATGCCGTTGAAGTTGAAGACGGCCAGGTACGGCTCAAGGCGAAGGCCAAGGCAACACATAAGTAG
- the ligA gene encoding NAD-dependent DNA ligase LigA — MMSAKSAVILERETEALRDQIRHHEHRYYVLDDPEISDADFDLLMQQLKNLEAAHPELITPDSPTQRVGGKPRDGFPKAKHSSPMLSLDNAHNEEEFRDWARRVYELTGKKSVDFVCELKLDGMSLALTYKDGQLTRGLTRGDGTTGEDVTTNVRTMPTVPLRIDQKKLAEAGLPPDFEVRGEVIMPIKSFLRMNEEREQQGLSRAANPRNAAAGSIRMVDPSTVAERRLDFYSYFLLRDGSTFLPSHFESLDALEKCGFKVNPHRLRTNDLGKILDFVNKMEAQREKLPYEIDGIVVKVDSTQLWRQLGFTGKAPRWAIAYKYAARSGVTQIEDILVQVGRTGKLTPLAALRPVPIGGTTVKRATLHNQGEIDRLGVKIGDWVLVERGGDVIPKIVKVIDDKDHPRGKRTFEFPTHCPECGGKVVRAEGEADHRCVNAKCPAKLRESLLHFASRGVMNIEGMGESLVNQLADRQLVKDVADIYSLTEDKLLSLERIGKKSAQNLLREIDNSRELPLERVILGLGIRFVGERTAELLAEHFGSMDSFMNAGFDDLQQVNEVGPRVAEAITEYFSEPRNRELVERLRKAGLKFEGQKKQRGTKLAGKTFVLTGTLPNLSRDQAKKMIEDAGGKVSGSVSKKTDYVVAGSDAGSKLDKAQELKISVIDEDGLTKLLA, encoded by the coding sequence ATGATGTCTGCTAAATCCGCTGTCATTCTAGAACGTGAAACTGAAGCCCTTCGTGATCAGATTCGCCATCACGAACACCGTTATTACGTGCTCGACGATCCGGAGATCAGCGATGCCGACTTTGATCTTCTTATGCAGCAGCTCAAGAACCTGGAAGCGGCGCACCCTGAGCTGATTACCCCTGACTCGCCTACTCAGCGTGTGGGCGGTAAGCCACGCGACGGATTTCCTAAGGCTAAGCACTCTAGCCCCATGCTGTCGCTCGATAACGCGCACAACGAGGAGGAGTTTCGCGATTGGGCTCGTCGGGTCTACGAGCTGACAGGTAAGAAGAGCGTGGACTTCGTTTGTGAACTCAAGCTCGACGGCATGTCGCTGGCGCTTACATATAAAGATGGTCAACTCACTCGCGGGCTCACGCGTGGCGATGGCACGACTGGTGAAGACGTAACCACGAATGTCCGCACCATGCCAACCGTTCCATTACGGATTGATCAGAAAAAACTCGCTGAAGCCGGTCTTCCTCCGGATTTTGAAGTGCGCGGCGAAGTCATCATGCCGATCAAGTCGTTCCTGCGCATGAATGAAGAGCGCGAGCAGCAGGGACTTTCGCGCGCCGCGAATCCGCGAAACGCGGCCGCGGGAAGCATTCGCATGGTCGATCCGAGCACTGTTGCTGAGCGTCGGCTCGACTTTTACTCCTATTTCCTATTGCGGGACGGCAGCACTTTTCTCCCGAGTCACTTTGAGTCTCTCGACGCGCTTGAGAAATGTGGATTCAAAGTGAATCCACATCGTTTGCGAACGAACGATCTCGGCAAAATACTGGATTTCGTTAACAAAATGGAAGCTCAGCGCGAGAAGCTGCCCTACGAGATCGACGGCATTGTCGTCAAGGTGGATTCGACGCAGTTGTGGCGGCAGCTTGGCTTTACCGGCAAAGCTCCGCGATGGGCTATTGCCTACAAGTACGCGGCGCGCTCAGGAGTTACACAGATCGAAGACATCCTGGTACAAGTCGGACGAACCGGAAAACTGACTCCCCTCGCTGCGTTGCGTCCGGTGCCCATTGGTGGAACGACTGTCAAACGCGCCACGCTGCACAACCAGGGTGAGATTGATCGACTCGGAGTGAAGATTGGCGACTGGGTCTTAGTGGAGCGCGGCGGTGACGTGATCCCCAAGATCGTCAAAGTCATCGATGACAAGGATCATCCCCGCGGCAAGCGCACGTTCGAGTTTCCGACGCACTGTCCAGAATGTGGCGGAAAAGTCGTGCGCGCCGAGGGCGAGGCTGATCATCGCTGTGTGAATGCGAAGTGTCCGGCCAAGCTGCGCGAGAGTTTGCTCCATTTCGCTTCGCGCGGTGTGATGAACATCGAAGGCATGGGCGAGTCTCTGGTAAATCAACTTGCCGACCGACAGCTCGTGAAAGACGTCGCCGACATCTACTCGCTCACGGAAGATAAGCTCCTATCGCTGGAGCGAATCGGGAAGAAATCTGCACAGAACTTGCTGCGTGAGATCGACAACTCCAGGGAGTTGCCGCTCGAGCGCGTCATTCTCGGGCTCGGCATCCGGTTCGTCGGAGAGCGGACCGCTGAGTTGCTCGCTGAACACTTTGGCAGCATGGATTCATTCATGAACGCCGGCTTCGATGACCTTCAGCAGGTGAATGAAGTCGGACCACGTGTGGCCGAAGCAATCACCGAATACTTCTCGGAACCGCGGAACCGCGAGCTAGTTGAGCGTCTGCGCAAGGCTGGCCTGAAGTTTGAAGGTCAGAAGAAGCAGCGCGGTACAAAGCTGGCTGGAAAAACCTTTGTGCTAACTGGCACCTTGCCTAATCTCAGCCGAGATCAGGCGAAGAAGATGATCGAAGATGCGGGCGGGAAGGTGTCGGGCTCGGTTAGCAAGAAGACGGATTACGTCGTTGCAGGAAGCGATGCGGGATCGAAGCTTGACAAGGCGCAGGAACTCAAAATCTCAGTAATCGACGAGGACGGACTGACAAAACTCCTGGCTTAA
- a CDS encoding dihydrofolate reductase family protein: MAKLVYGLMQSLDGYVDHMKLGPPVPAVSRHFLEEMRGLTGLIYGRRTYEIMRYWDEDLPDWDAEDRDFAVVWRSQPKWVMSHSLKSVGPNATLIAGDFEKMIRRLKAELAGEIHVAGPVLAQSLSEASLIDEYRLYLRPVVLGGGQPFFAGPRPPLHLVASDLIADDEIRLSYVPA; this comes from the coding sequence ATGGCAAAACTTGTCTACGGATTGATGCAGTCCCTCGATGGCTACGTCGACCACATGAAGCTTGGGCCGCCTGTGCCCGCGGTCTCCCGTCACTTCCTCGAGGAGATGCGTGGCCTGACGGGCCTCATCTACGGACGCCGCACTTACGAGATCATGCGTTATTGGGACGAAGATCTTCCAGATTGGGACGCGGAGGACCGCGACTTCGCGGTGGTGTGGCGGAGCCAGCCGAAGTGGGTCATGTCGCATTCCCTCAAGTCCGTTGGCCCCAACGCCACGCTGATCGCGGGTGACTTCGAGAAGATGATACGCAGGCTGAAGGCTGAGCTGGCTGGCGAGATTCACGTTGCCGGACCAGTCTTGGCGCAAAGCCTGAGCGAGGCTAGTCTTATCGATGAGTATCGACTCTACCTCCGCCCCGTGGTGCTTGGCGGTGGCCAGCCATTCTTCGCCGGCCCCCGTCCGCCACTCCACCTGGTGGCCAGCGATTTAATCGCGGATGACGAGATTCGGTTGTCGTACGTTCCTGCTTAA
- a CDS encoding S24 family peptidase, translated as MNASALQEELRRVLWERIKARKLTGLGLAKQTGFEQAYISNFLNRKRSLSLEGMDRILSAQNLSVYDLLKREEINKRASSITSSDGDFENVVLTEPEVAATAPTITRDNVRDILKFKKSFLRRLRPAAAKGREEWQRFVLMKVHAQEASSMYPRLLPGATVLIDRHYNLLQPYRRNETNIYAVRRNRQCTIKYVERDGDHLVLRPHNQLHPISVLPLEGSDPSEMIVGRVCHVAIEA; from the coding sequence ATGAACGCCAGTGCGCTTCAGGAAGAGCTGCGTCGCGTCTTGTGGGAGCGCATTAAAGCCAGAAAACTCACCGGGCTCGGCCTGGCCAAGCAGACTGGATTCGAGCAGGCGTACATTTCCAACTTTCTGAACCGTAAGCGCTCGCTGAGCCTGGAGGGAATGGATCGGATCCTCTCTGCGCAGAATCTTTCGGTTTATGACCTGCTGAAGCGGGAAGAGATCAACAAGCGCGCCAGCAGCATCACATCCTCCGACGGCGACTTCGAGAATGTCGTTCTCACTGAGCCGGAGGTCGCTGCCACAGCTCCAACCATCACGCGTGACAATGTGCGCGACATTCTGAAATTCAAGAAATCATTTCTACGACGCCTGCGTCCGGCCGCGGCCAAAGGCAGAGAAGAATGGCAGCGCTTTGTGCTGATGAAAGTACACGCCCAGGAGGCATCGAGTATGTATCCGCGCCTCTTGCCTGGCGCTACCGTATTGATCGATCGTCACTACAACCTGCTGCAGCCCTATCGGCGTAATGAGACCAATATCTATGCCGTTCGTCGGAATCGCCAATGCACCATCAAATATGTAGAGCGGGACGGAGATCACCTCGTGCTCCGTCCGCATAACCAGCTACATCCGATCAGTGTGCTGCCACTAGAAGGCTCAGATCCTTCAGAGATGATCGTCGGGCGAGTGTGTCATGTGGCCATCGAAGCGTAA
- a CDS encoding lysophospholipid acyltransferase family protein, with product MDRNPAATVEDTIENAPPEETRPSRFSFKQRLSLWLISWAGYLAIRLIGPTLRASFTYEPGSDNEPRTRPAIYCFWHRCVFPAAHLFRNKGIRVLTSRSYDGEYIARIIERLGFRAVRGSSSRGAVQSLRELQRELETGAFVAFTIDGPRGPRYVAKPGPIHLARVSGAPIFCFYVAVERAWILRTWDAFILPKPFSRIHCYVRSPIRGAGDASHEPSLARMQSELEIAQRRAEAVYRP from the coding sequence GTGGACCGGAATCCGGCAGCTACTGTTGAGGACACCATCGAGAACGCACCTCCGGAAGAAACTCGGCCTTCCCGGTTTTCCTTCAAGCAACGGCTCTCGCTATGGCTGATCTCGTGGGCAGGCTACCTGGCAATACGATTGATTGGCCCCACTCTGCGTGCCTCATTCACTTACGAGCCTGGTTCGGACAACGAGCCGCGTACGCGTCCTGCGATCTACTGCTTCTGGCATCGATGCGTCTTCCCAGCTGCACACTTGTTCCGGAACAAGGGAATCCGCGTGCTCACCAGCCGGAGCTATGACGGCGAATACATTGCTCGGATTATCGAGCGCCTCGGATTCCGCGCTGTCCGCGGATCGAGCTCCCGCGGCGCCGTGCAGTCGCTGCGGGAGTTGCAGCGCGAGTTGGAGACCGGCGCTTTTGTTGCGTTCACCATCGATGGCCCGCGAGGTCCTCGGTATGTAGCCAAACCGGGACCGATTCATCTGGCACGAGTGTCTGGCGCTCCTATCTTCTGTTTCTACGTGGCCGTGGAACGAGCCTGGATTCTGCGAACGTGGGATGCGTTCATACTTCCCAAGCCGTTCTCGCGCATTCACTGCTACGTGCGCAGTCCGATCAGGGGTGCGGGCGATGCTAGTCATGAGCCGTCGCTCGCGCGGATGCAGTCGGAGCTGGAGATTGCGCAGCGGCGTGCCGAAGCCGTGTATCGGCCGTGA